DNA sequence from the Rhizobium lusitanum genome:
CTGAAATTTTGTCGGGCGCGCTGATCATGAAACGAGAACAAAAATTGAACATCGCTACCTTATGTTCTAAGCTCGCGAGTCTCAAGGCGCAAATGTGCCAAAGGAGGGGATGTTGGAGGAATTGAAAGTGCTGCCCCTGACGTCGGATCGATGGAGCGATTTCGAAACGCTCTTCGGCCCGAGCGGCGCTTGCTATGGTTGCTGGTGCACCCATTTCCGTATTCCGACATCTGATCGCAAGACGATGGATGCCGGTGCCAAGAAGGCGTTCATGCAGGCACGAGTCGCCGCAGGTTCTCCGCCCGGCATTCTTGGTTATATCGACGAACGGCCAATCGCTTGGGCGCAGGTTGGCCCGCGCTCCGAGCTGCCGCAGTGGAATTCCCCGAAAACCGTGTCACGGCCGCTCGATCCGGCCGATGCCGACGATGGTTCCGTTTGGGCTGTCAGCTGCTTCTTCATGAACTCACGCGATCGCGGCAAGGGATATAGCCACCGCATGCTGTCAGAGGCGGTAAATTTCGCCAAGGCCTCCGGCGCCCGCATCCTTGAAGGCTGTCCGATCGAACGGACGAAACAATCGAAATCCGTTGGCCTCTATGTCGGCTCGCTGCGCATATTCGAGGCGGCCGGATTTTCCGAAGTGGCGAAACGAAAGGATGGGCGACCCTTGATGCGCTTGGTTCTATGATAGCGGTGCGGCTGGGCTCAGCGGGCGATATGGGCGTGGATCAATGGCGCGGCTTCAGCCCAGTCGTTTGTCTGGGGAATATCGGCGGCCACAGTCGGGGCCATGCGGTGGACGATCGAATCCGGCCTCAGATTGATCAGCAGGCAGCTTGGGACATGGTCGCGAACCGAATGCAGATTGTGCGCCATGTCATCCACAAAGGCGACGGGAAGGGAGCGGGCATCATGCAGGGTCTGTACGATCGGTCCCTTCGGCTGCAGCGAGGCAATCAGCGGATAGGCAAGGCCGAGCCGGTCGAGCAGGCGGCGGCGCTGGGCCCAGAACTGCGGCGACATGGCGGTGAGGAAAACGACGTCGGCGTCTCTCGAGAAGTCGCCGAGGGCATCGACGACGCGGTCGAGAGGCGTCTGCCACTGTTCCTGCGCTTCGAAAAAGGCTTCGATCAGGCGATGGACATCCTTTTCCTCCAAAGCCGTACCGTTGGCCTTCGAAATGATATTGCCGGTCAGCCGGAAGGACCGCGGCAGGAACTCATGGCCTTCGCCGTCGAGAAAGACCAGGAAAGGCGCAAAGAAATGCAGCACGACATCATCGACGTCGCAGACGACCAGCGGACGGTCTCCAAGACGAACATGCGACATGTCCAGTTCGATTGGGGCGTCCATCGTCAATACTCCCCCGAGGAGAGGCCAGGCGGCGAGAAATGCGCTGCAGCAGCCATAACGGTTTCCGGCGCCATCCCGCTTGCCTCACAGAAGGCAAGCAAGGTCGGCTCGTGGTTCATCAGGAAATCCAGCATGCCCGCAAGAAAGGCCGGTTCGTTGATGGCGTTGCGCACCTGCGCCGGCTCGACGCCGGTCAAGGCCAGGAAACGGCCGAACATATCCGGCTCGTTGGCGAGCCAGCCAAGTACCGCGATTGCCGTCTCTTGCGGGTCGGCGGTGACCGTCTTCGAGTTCTTGAAGTTACTTTGCATTTTGAGAGGTAAGTTACCTATTTTTCAACCAAATGCCGATAATGTCCGATTCAAATATTTTTGGAATCGATTTGTCGCGACCTTATATTTTCAGCAAGTGGATGCAATACCGAATGCAGGGACAGCTCTCCATGCCTAAGCAAGTGATGATTGTAGAAGACAACGAGCTGAATATGAAGCTCTTTCGAGATCTGATCGAGGCGTCGGGCTACACGACGATCCAGACACGGAACGGCATGGAAGCACTTGACCTTGCTCGGAAACACCGCCCGGACCTGATCCTCATGGATATCCAGCTTCCCGAGGTTTCGGGACTGGAAGTGACGAAATGGCTGAAGGAGGATGACGACTTGCACGTCATCCCGGTGATCGCGGTTACCGCCTTTGCGATGAAGGGTGACGAGGAGCGCATTCGCCAGGGCGGCTGCGAAGCCTATGTCTCGAAGCCGATCTCCGTCCCGAAATTCATCGAGACCATCAAGACTTACCTGGGCGACGCCTGAGCGCGAGGAAAGACCGATGACCGCGCGCATTCTGGTAGTCGACGATATCCCCGCCAATGTGAAGCTCCTTGAAGCGCGGCTGCTGGCCGAGTATTTCGAGGTGCTGACCGCCGAGGATGGCTTGAAGGCGCTCGCCATTTGCGACAGCACGCAGGTCGATCTCGTCCTGCTCGACATCATGATGCCCGGCATGGACGGTTTCGACGTCTGCGAGCGACTGAAGTCCGACCCACGCACCTCGCATATCCCCGTCGTCATGGTCACAGCGCTGGATCAGCCGGCTGATCGCGTACGCGGGTTGAAGGCCGGCGCCGACGATTTCCTGACCAAGCCGGTGAACGACCTGCAGCTCATCTCACGCGTCAAGAGCCTTTTGCGCTTGAAGACGCTGAGCGACGAACTGCGCATGCGCAACGAGACGGCTCGCAATCTCGGCATCGAGGATTTGCTGCGCCTGGGGGATGGCCGCATTGACGAGACTGGCCATGTCCTCCTGGTCGACGGCCGCGCCAATTCTCAGGAGCGCATCATCCGTGCCCTGAAGCCGATTGCCCAGGTGACAGCGACCTCCGATCCGCAGGCCGCCTTGTTCGAAGCCGCGGAAAAGCCGTTCGAACTTGTCATCGTCAATTCCAATTTCGACGACTACGACCCGCTGCGGCTTTGCTCGCAGCTTCGCTCGCTGGAGCGCACGCGCTTCCTGCCGGTACTGCTGGTGACGGAGCAGGGTGCCGACGAGATGATCGTCCGGGCGCTCGATCTTGGCGTCAACGACTATATCGTCCGGCCGCTGGATCCGAACGAACTGGTTGCCCGCAGCCTGACGCAGATCCGCCGCAAGCGTTACAACGACCGTCTGCGTGCCAGCATGCAGCATACGATCGAGCTTGCCGTCACTGATGCGCTCACAGGCCTCAACAACAGACGCTATCTCGACAATCACCTGAAGATCCTCTTCAACCGCTCACTGGCGCGTGGCAGGCCGCTTTCGATCCTGATCACCGACATCGACCGCTTTAAGCTGGTGAACGACACCTATGGTCATGACGCCGGCGATGAAGTGCTGAAGGAGTTTGCCGCTCGCATCCGCTCCACCGTTCGTGGTGCCGATCTGGCCTGTCGCTATGGCGGCGAGGAATTCGTCGTGGTGATGCCGGATACGCCTCCGGAGGTTGCCGCCGCCGTTGCCGAACGTCTGCGCGCCGCGGTGGAGACCGTGCCCGTGACCCTGCGGGAAGCGGGAGCCGCACTTAATATCACCGCCTCTTTCGGCATTTCATCCCGCCTGGAGTCTATAGAGACGCCCGAGCAATTGATGAAGCAGGCCGACCTTGCACTTTACGAAGCCAAGAAGGCAGGCCGCAATCGGGTTGTTGCGGCGGCAGCCTGATCCAAACTGATCCAGTGCTCAATTCCCTGGCCCCATCAATATTCACGGGCTTTTCGGAGTTTTGAACAGAGATCGAAAATTTATAGTCATGATTCCACAATTATATGCGCGCTGATTTCTGCATCGGGATAAACGCTATAATTGCAGTATAGTCCGATGAAAATGCTTGCTTGCCGGCAGGGATCCAATGTTTTCTGGTGTATTGCGCGCGATATGCTTGATGGATTTGAATTCGAATTGGTAAGAAACTAGAAAATGCCACTCATAATATATCTGTCATCATAGTATGGAATTGTGCTTAAACATCTTCCGCTTGAATTTGCTATATATGCGCTAGTTATCTCTTGGTTTTTGAGATGTACTCGCTTGGGGATTGTTATATTTCACGGGGAGAGATCTGGGTGAAATTGGGAATCTTAACCATCCAGCCAGACGAAGATTTTTTATCATTAAGAATTTGTTGATTTTATTTCGATTTCGGGCAAATTTAGTCCCGTACAGAGATAGCCCGTAAGGGTTTGAGAATACCCCATGATGCTCAGGTCCGCCGCATCTCCTGGGTCGTGGGGTCGGTCGGCTGGCAGGCAAATTCAAACGGTTCCTCGTGCCGTTTTGCAGGCTAGCCGGCCCCCAATTTAAAACGCCGCTCTTCCTTGGGAAGGCGGCGTTTTTCTTTGGTCATCAATATCTGTGGGATGCATTTTAGATTTTGTTGATCGTCAGGCATCGGGCGAAGTTTTGCACAGGAAAGCAGGGTCAAAAAAGAAAAAGGCGCTAACCCTGCGGTTGCGCCTTTTGCTGTAACCAGAATCTGAGGAAACTTACTTGATCTTCGTTTCCTTGAATTCGACGTGCTTCCGAGCAACCGGATCGTACTTCGTCTTCGTCATCTTGTCCGTCATTGTGCGGCTGTTCTTCGTCGTAACGTAGAAGAAACCGGTGTCGGCCGTCGACAGCAGCTTGATCTTGATGGTGGTAGCCTTGGCCATGGTCGTCCTGCCTTTAAGAAAAATGAAAGCCGTGGACGGCCAGTGCGGAGGTCCACGGCAAATTCTGGCGCGAAATTACAAATCGCGCCCGAAAAGTCAACCCCTGTTGCCCATGAAGAGCAGACGTATCCCCGAAAGCAGGACATAAAGGCCGAAGAAAAAGGCGATCGCCCAGGCAAAACCGCTGGGGTTGGCAAGATCCATGGCAGTGCCGACGGTGGGCGGGCCGAGGACCATGCCGACCGCGTAACAGAAAACGAAGGCGGCGTTGGCTGCTACCAGATCCGCACCCGTCAGCCGCGTTCCCAGGTGGCTCAGGCCTACCGTATACATGCCGGAGACGCAGCCGCCCCAGAAAAGCAGGATGACCGCCAGAAGGACCCAATTCCAGGCGAGAGAGGGCAGCAGAAGCGCGCCGACGAACCCGATGGCGGCCATGATCGACAGCAGCGGCCGCTTGTCGTGCAATCGGTCGGCAAGCAGCCCGAGTGGGATCTGAAATATGAAATTGCCGACGCCCATTACCGTCAGCAACAAAGCTGCCTGCGATTCGTTGAAGCCCAGCCGAGTGGCATAGCTGGTGAAAAGCGATCCGCCGCCAACAGTTACCGCGCCGAACACGAAGACAGCGGCTGTGGCGGTCGGCACCAGGAAGACATAGCGGATGAAGTGCAGTTCAGGCTTCTCGTCGACGGGAGGGCTCTCATTGCGGGCGATGAAGATCGGTATGGCCGCGGAGAGAATGATGCAGGCGCCGATGGCAAATGGCATCAGCCCGTCGCTGCCCACCAGCGAGAACAGCAGGGGGCCGGCGGCAAAACCGAGCGAAAAGACGGTGGAGTAGATGCCGAGCACGAAGCCGCGCTTGGAGGGCGGTGAGGCGGCGTTGATCCAGAATTCCGACAGGATGAACAAGGTCGTTGTCGAACCATGGAAGATCAGGCGCAGCGGAAACCAGAGCGCCAGGCTCTCGGCGTAATAGAAGCCCAGGGAACTCAATGCGGAGAGCACGACGGCCCAGATCATCGTCTGTACGACACCGAAGCGGTGGGCGAGCTTCGTGGTGATCAGGGCCGCTATCATCGCGGCAACCCCCATCATCGCCGTGTTCAGCCCGATCAGGCTCGACGAGATGCCGCGTTTTTCCAGGATGATGCTGAGAAGCGGCAGGCCGAGGCCGATGGCGATGCCGACAGCGGAAACGGACGAAATAGCGGCGACGAGCGAAGGCCAATGAATTTCTTCGACATGGCCGGCCTTGCCGTTCGTCGGTTCAGTCATGAATTGATCCTTAGAGCATTTGGCGAACGAATCATTCGCGACGCGGGGGGATAGAAAGGCACGGCACGGCCAAATCCAGGTGACGGTTCGGCTTTCATGGGATTGGTCGCACTCTCCAGAATGATCCTTTCGACGCCCGGCATGTTCAGACAAGAAACGCCGCTGATGTCAAGCCATTGGAGATCGGGCAATTCGTGCGAATCACCGATATGCGATGATTTGATATAAATCATGGCCAAAGGGGGAGCGGCACATGCCGAACCCGGCCGGCCGGCAAGGCTGGCGATATTCGTTCAAATACGGTGTTCAAGAGCGGCCGTTCCCCTGATCCCACTCGGCTGGGCCGTCGTCATGGCCGCCGAAGCCATGCATCCTGAGTGCCCATTGCAGACCGATGACGCCACCCTTGATCGGCTGGATTATGGCCAGCGCGGTGATCACCGTAATCGGCGCCCAGATGGCGAGATGGACCCATACGGGCAGATGAAAAGCCATGTCCGTCATCATAAAGCCGCCGACCACGACATGGCCGAGCACCAGGATCACCAGATAGGGCGGCAAGTCGTCGGCGCGCTGGTGGAATATCTCCTCGCCGCAGGCGGCACAGTGGTCGACTGGTTTCAGGAAGGCACGGAAGAGCTTGCCTGCGCCGCAGTTTGGACAGCGGTTCAGCAGACCGCGAACAATGGAGCGTCCCAGCGGACGCTCAGCCTCGTCGGGGCCGCCATAGCGGATCGTGGAATCGGACGGGCTGCTCGTCATGAATGCTTCCCTCCTGCCGGCAGCCGCCGGCTATCGGCGGCCGCGCGGTGGTCTCGTTCCCGGTGCCTTGCGCGCCGGGCTCTTGTTGCGGCGGGTCGCCTTGTGGAAGGAGCGCACCGCTGTTGGCATGGCGCGGCCGTCGCTCAGCATTTCGAAGCGCAGGGCGCCCGCAAGCGGGATTGCTTCCACGAGCCGCACCGTCACGCTGTCGCCGAGGCGAAAGCCGAGCCCCGTCTTTTCACCGGTCAGCGCCTGATGCGCCTCGTCATAGATGAAATAGTCGGAGCCAAGCGTGGATATAGGGATGAAACCGTCGGCGCCATAGTCGGGCAGGGTGACAAAAAGTCCCGACTTGGTGACGCCACCGACGCGCGCCTCGAATTCCTCGCCGACGCGCCCGGCAAGATGATGGGCGATCAGCCGGTCGACCGTCTCGCGCTCGGCCGCCATGGCACGGCGTTCGAAAGTGGAAATTTCGGCGGCGATATCGTCGAGCGCTGCCTCTTCGTCCGGCGTGATGCCGCCTTCGCCAAAGCCCAGCGAGCCGACGAGCGCGCGATGCACGATCAAGTCTGCATAACGGCGGATCGGCGAGGTGAAATGCGCGTATTTCATCAGGTTCAGGCCAAAATGCCCGATATTGTCGGGGCTGTAAATCGCCTGGCTCTGCGAACGCAGCACCATCTCGTTGACCATGGTCTGGTGGGCCGTGCCCTCGGCCTTCGCCAGGATGCCGTTGAAGCTGTTGGCGCGTACATTGCCGCCCTTGGCAAGCGTGATATCGAGCGTCGCGAGGAATTCGCGCAGCACTTCCTGCTTGGCAAGCGACGGGCCGTCATGGATGCGGTAAATCAGCGCCTGCTTCTTCTTCTCCAGTGTCTCGGCGGCGGCCACGTTCGCCTGGATCATCATTTCTTCGATGAGCTTATGGGCGTCGAGGCGCGGCGGCACGATGACGCGATCGACCGTGCCGTCCGGCTTCAGCTGGATCTTGCGTTCGGGCATGTCGAGTTCGAGCGGCTGGCGCCGTTCACGGCCGAGCTTCATGATCTTGTAGGCGTGCCAGAGCGGCTTCAGGATGGGCTCCAGCATCGGTCCGGTCTTGTCGTCCGGCTGACCGTCGATCGCCGCCTGCGCCTGCTGATAGGACAGCTTGGCGGCACTCTTCATCATGATGCGATGGAAGGTGTGGCCGGCCTTGCGGCCTTCCTTGGAAAAGATCATCCGCACGGCAAGGGCGGGACGGTCGACGCCTTCCTTGAGGGAGCAGAGATCGTTGGAGATGCGCTCGGGCAGCATCGGCACGACGCGGTCCGGGAAATAGACCGAATTGCCGCGCTTCAGGGCCTCACGGTCGAGCGGAGAATTGGGGCGCACATACCAGGAGACGTCGGCGATGGCGACGGTGACGATCACACCGTCGGGATTGTCGGGCGAGGGATCCATTTCGGCGTAGACGGCGTCGTCATGGTCCTTGGCGTCGGCCGGATCGATGGTGATCAGCGGCAGGCTGCGCCAGTCCTCGCGATGCGACATCGTCGCGGGCTTGGCTGCGTCCGCCTCGGCGATGACTGCCGGCGGGAAGATGTGCGGAATGCCGTGCGCATAGATGGCGATCATCGAGATCGCCTTTTCCGAGGCGACGGAGCCGACGATCGACAGAACCTTGGCGCGGGGCAGGCCGAAACGGCCGAGGCGCGCCACTTCGACTTCGACCAGATCGCCATCCTTGGCGTCGCCGGTATATTCCGGATCGATCACCATTTCCTCGCCGCGCCGCTGGATCGGCATCAACCGCCCGCCGCCGCCCGGCGTCTCGCGGAAGACGCCCATAGACGCGCCCTGGCGCTTATCGATGACCTTGATGATACGTGCGGTATAGGCAGGGCCGCCGCGGTCGACGGCCGAAAAGATCTTGGCGAGGATGCGGTCGCCCATGCCGGCGACGGGCGCCTTGCCCTTGCCATTGCGGCCAGCTGGCGAAGAGGACTGCTTGATCATCACGGCCGGGGCCACGCCATTCTCTTCCGGCCATTCGGTCGGTCGGCCGATCAGGCTGCCATCCTTGTCGCGCGTGGTGATGTCGAGAACGGCGATCGGCGGCAATGCGCCGGGGCGGATGAGCGACTTGCGGCTCTTCTGCACCATGCCGTCCTGTTCAAGCTCGCGCAGGAGGCTCTTGAGTTCGATGCGGGCCTCGCCCTTCAGCCCGAAAGCTTTGGCGAGTTCCCGCTTGGACGCCTGCTGCGGATGATCGGCGATGAAGCGCAGGAGAACTTCGCGCGGCGGCAGGACACCATGGATGATCGCCACCATCGGCTCCGCATCGCCGCTGTTTTTCGTCACGCGGCCAACCTTGCCGGAGCGGTGCTCCGGCGATGAATTCCTGCCGCGTGGTTCTCTGCTCACTCTGCACTCTTCTTCGTTGTCTTCGCCTTGGAGGCTGCTTTGGCCTTCGGCTTGGCAGTGGTCTTCGTCGTCTTGCTGGCGGCCGCTGCCGTCTTGGTTTTAGCCTTGGCGGGCGCTCTGGCCGGCTTCCCGCCGCCGGACTTGCCGGCCTTGGCAACGATCAGCGCAAGCGCTTCTTCAACCGTGATCGCCTGCGGATCAGAGCCCTTTGGCAGTGTGGCGTTGACCTTGCCCCAGTTGACATAGGGTCCGTATTTGCCATCGCGAACCGTAATCGAGCCGCCGCCGTCAGGATGGGCGCCGAGATCCTTCAAGGCCGCCGGCGTGCCGCGTCCACCGCCTGGTCCCTTGCTCTGCTTTTCAGCAATAACGGTGACGGCGCGGTTGAGGCCGACAGTGAAGACGTCTTCCACTGTCTCGAGATTGGCATAGCTGCCGTCATGCAGCAGGAACGGTCCGTAACGACCGATGCCCGACGAGATCATCTTGCCGCTTTCGGGATGCTTGCCGATATCGCGCGGAAGCGAGATCAGCGCCATGGCCTTTTCATAGTCGATTTCTTCCGGCTTCCAGCCCTTCGGCAACGAGGCGCGCTTGGCTTCCTTGCCGTCGCCGCGCTGGATATAGGGTCCGAAACGGCCGGAGCGCAGCGTCAGTTCCTCGTTGGTCACAGGATCAGTGCCGAGCGCCTTCGGTTCGTTCAGTCCTGAGGACTCGGCTTCCGTGCCGCCTTCCGAGGAAAGCTGGCGCGTATAGTTGCATTCCGGATAGTTGGAGCAGCCGACGAAGGCGCCATACTTGCCGAGCTTCAGCGACAGGTTGCCGGTGCCGCAGACCTGGCAGATGCGCGGATCGCTGTCATCCTCGCGCTTGGGGAAGACGAGCGGTGCCAATGCCTCATTCAGCGCGTCGAGCACGTTGGTGACGCGCAACTCCTTGGTGTCCTCGATCTGGGCGAAGAAGTCGCGCCAGAAATCGCGCAACACGTCCTTCCAGTTCAATTCGCCGGCCGAGATCCGATCGAGCTTCTCTTCGAGATCGGCGGTGAAATCGTATTCGACGTATTTGGTGAAGAAGCTTTCGAGAAAGGCGGTCACCAGCCGGCCCTTGGCCTGTGGCAGCAGCCTGCGCTTGTCGATGGTCACATAGTCGCGGTCGCGCAGCGTCGCCAGCGTCGCCGCGTAGGTCGACGGGCGGCCGATGCCGAGTTCTTCCATCTTCTTGATCAGCGACGCCTCAGAATAGCGCGGTGGCGGTTCGGTGAAATGCTGCGTCGAGTTGATCTTCTGCTTGGCGAGGTTTTCGCGCGCATTGATTTCGGGCAGACGGCCATCTTCGTCGTCGGCATCGTCGCTCTGCTCGCCGTCTTCCTTCTGGTCCGTATAAGCGGCGATGAAGCCGTCGAAGCGGATCACGGAGCCGACTGCGCGCAGTCCGGCCTTCTGGCCGGCTTTATCGGCCAGGATTTCGACTGTGGTCCGCTCGATCTCGGCGGACGCCATCTGGCTGGCGATGGCACGCTTCCAGATCAGGTCATAGAGTCTAAGCTGATCGGCATCGACGAATTTGCGGACGCGATCGGGTATGCGATCGAAATCCGTCGGGCGGATTGCTTCGTGCGCTTCCTGGGCGTTCTTCGCCTTGGTCGAATAGAAGCGTGCTTTCTCCGGCAGGTAGCGGTTGCCGAACTGATCGGCGATGGCGACACGGGCCGCATCGATCGCTTCCGGCGCCATCTGCACGCCATCCGTACGCATATAAGTAATGAGACCGACGGTCTCGCCGCCGATGTCGACACCTTCATAGAGCTTCTGCGCGACCTGCATGGTGCGCGAGGCCGAGAAGCCGAGCTTGGAGGAGGCGGCCTGCTGCAGGGTGGAGGTGGTGAAGGGCGGGCTTGGATTGCGCTTGACCGGCTTTGCCTCAACGGAGTCGACGACATAAGACGCGCCTTCCAGCAGCGCCTTCAGATTGCCGGCCTCTTCGCCATTGCCGATAGCACGCGGCTGCAGGCGCTTGTCGGCGGCGGACACCAGCCGGGCCTCGAACTCGTCGCCGCGCGGCGTCTTCAGGATCGCCGAGAGGTTCCAGTATTCCTCAGAGATGAAGCGCTCGATCTCGGATTCGCGGTCACAAACGAGGCGAAGCGCCACCGACTGCACGCGGCCGGCTGAACGGGCGCCGGGCAGCTTGCGCCAAAGTACCGGCGACAGGTTGAAGCCGACGAGATAGTCGAGGGCGCGGCGGGCGAGATAGGCATCGACCAGCGGCACGTCGATGTCGCGCGGGTCGGCCATCGCATCGAGCACGGCCTTTTTGGTGATGGCGTTGAAGACGACGCGCTTGACGGGCTTGCCGTTGATGACGCGCTTCTTGTTGAGAAGATCGAGTACATGCCAGGAAATCGCTTCGCCTTCGCGATCCGGGTCGGTCGCGAGAAACAGACCGTCCGCGGATTTCACCGCGTCGGCGATATCCTTCATGCGTTTTTGCGAAGCGGCGTCGACTTCCCACAGCATCTCGAAGTCCTGATCGGGCAGGACCGATCCGTCCTTGGCGGGCAGGTCTCGCACATGGCCAAAGGAGGCAAGAACCGTATATCCGGGTCCCAGATATTTGTTGATTGTCTTGGCCTTGGCAGGCGATTCCACCACTACAACGTTCATCATAATTCTCTGAATAAGAGGTCGCGCCGGAAAAAGGCGCGGGAGAAACCGGGTATTTTGGCTCCCCGGCCTTCCGACATGGACAGGGAATTCGTCGCGGTCAAGAGGCGATGTCGATTTTTGCCATTGGCTCGATGTCGCGATCCCTGCCAGATGGCATCCGGGTTACATCCCGAAGAAATGCTTGCCGACGCTTCCGGCGAGCATGCAGCCATCATATCGGGATGGTCTGTCATGCTTTCAATCCAGCATTGAGATCGACACCAGTCCGCCGGGATGCCGGTGCAGCCGGCCGGCCATGTCCAGTTCGAGAAGCACGGAATGGACCGAGGATACTGACAGGCCGGTGTGCCGGATGATGTCGTCGATCTCCACCGGCGTCGGTCCGAGCGCGTCGACGATCTGATCGCGGTCGGTATCGTCCGGCGGTGGCGACAACGGCTTGTCGTTCTTTTCGACCGGCGTTTCCGCAAGTTGCGAGCGAAACAGGTCGGGTTCGGCCAATGGCCGCAGCGCTTCGACGATATCCTCCGGACGGGTGACGATCATCGCGCCGTCCTTCAGCAAGCCGTTGGTACCCTCGCAACGCGGATCGAGCGGCGAGCCGGGGACAGCAAAGACCAGCCGGCCGAATTCGCCGGCAAGGCGTGCGGTGATCAGTGAGCCGGAGCGCGTCGCAGCCTCGACCACGACGAGGCCGAGAGAAATGCCAGCGATCAGGCGATTGCGGCGCGGGAAGTCGCGTGCGCGGGGCTCCCAGCCGAACGGCATCTCGCTGACGGCAAGGCCTTTGCCGTTCCATATCTCATTCAGCAGGCCGACATTTTCCGGCGGGTAGGGTTGGTCAAGCCCGCCAGCCATGGCGGCGATCGTGCCTGTCTCAAGGCTGGCGCGGTGCGCTGCCGTATCGATGCCGCGGGCAAGACCCGAGACGACGGCGTAGCCGGCCTGGCCACAGGTGCGGGCAATCATTGCCGCGAATTTCGCGCCGCTGATCGAGGCGTTGCGCGAGCCGACGATGCCGATGGCCGGACGAACCGCCGCCGACAGGTCGCCTTTGACCGTCAGAAGCGGCGGCGCGCCGTCGATCTCTTTCAGTGCCTGCGGATAGCCCGGTTCGCCGATGCCGACAAAGCGGGCGCCGAAGCGGTGCACCGCCTCCAGTTCACGCAGCGCATCCTGCTCGCTGGCGATGCGGATCACCCGCGTCGAGCCGCCGCGTTGCGACAGGTCCGGCAATGCGGCGAGCGCGGCTTCAGCGGAGCCATAATGCTGGATGAGATCGCGAAAGGTCGAGGGGCCGACATTGTCGGAGCGGATGAGCCTGAGCCAGGCGATCCTTTGTTTTTCCGTCAGCGCAATTCCGGTTCGTCCTGCGCTGCCTGCGACCATTACCCCTTCGCTCCGATCTTGGTTTCCGTGCCGGCGGTCAGCCGGGCAATGTTGGCCCGGTGCTTGTACCAGGAGATAACAGTCATCAGCGCCATGGCGGCGGCGATCTTGTCGGCACCCAGTATCCACAATGCAACCGGAATGACAAGGGTTGCAACCAGTGCGGCAAGAGAGGAGTATCGCGTGGTAAAGGCTATCACCAGCCAGACGATGGCGAAGATCAATGCCATGAACGGAGCGAGGCCGAGGAGAACGCCTAAATAGGTCGCAACGCCCTTGCCGCCCTTGAACCCGATCCAGATCGGGAAGATATGACCGAGGAAGGCGGCAAAGCCGGCAA
Encoded proteins:
- the topA gene encoding type I DNA topoisomerase gives rise to the protein MNVVVVESPAKAKTINKYLGPGYTVLASFGHVRDLPAKDGSVLPDQDFEMLWEVDAASQKRMKDIADAVKSADGLFLATDPDREGEAISWHVLDLLNKKRVINGKPVKRVVFNAITKKAVLDAMADPRDIDVPLVDAYLARRALDYLVGFNLSPVLWRKLPGARSAGRVQSVALRLVCDRESEIERFISEEYWNLSAILKTPRGDEFEARLVSAADKRLQPRAIGNGEEAGNLKALLEGASYVVDSVEAKPVKRNPSPPFTTSTLQQAASSKLGFSASRTMQVAQKLYEGVDIGGETVGLITYMRTDGVQMAPEAIDAARVAIADQFGNRYLPEKARFYSTKAKNAQEAHEAIRPTDFDRIPDRVRKFVDADQLRLYDLIWKRAIASQMASAEIERTTVEILADKAGQKAGLRAVGSVIRFDGFIAAYTDQKEDGEQSDDADDEDGRLPEINARENLAKQKINSTQHFTEPPPRYSEASLIKKMEELGIGRPSTYAATLATLRDRDYVTIDKRRLLPQAKGRLVTAFLESFFTKYVEYDFTADLEEKLDRISAGELNWKDVLRDFWRDFFAQIEDTKELRVTNVLDALNEALAPLVFPKREDDSDPRICQVCGTGNLSLKLGKYGAFVGCSNYPECNYTRQLSSEGGTEAESSGLNEPKALGTDPVTNEELTLRSGRFGPYIQRGDGKEAKRASLPKGWKPEEIDYEKAMALISLPRDIGKHPESGKMISSGIGRYGPFLLHDGSYANLETVEDVFTVGLNRAVTVIAEKQSKGPGGGRGTPAALKDLGAHPDGGGSITVRDGKYGPYVNWGKVNATLPKGSDPQAITVEEALALIVAKAGKSGGGKPARAPAKAKTKTAAAASKTTKTTAKPKAKAASKAKTTKKSAE
- the dprA gene encoding DNA-processing protein DprA yields the protein MVAGSAGRTGIALTEKQRIAWLRLIRSDNVGPSTFRDLIQHYGSAEAALAALPDLSQRGGSTRVIRIASEQDALRELEAVHRFGARFVGIGEPGYPQALKEIDGAPPLLTVKGDLSAAVRPAIGIVGSRNASISGAKFAAMIARTCGQAGYAVVSGLARGIDTAAHRASLETGTIAAMAGGLDQPYPPENVGLLNEIWNGKGLAVSEMPFGWEPRARDFPRRNRLIAGISLGLVVVEAATRSGSLITARLAGEFGRLVFAVPGSPLDPRCEGTNGLLKDGAMIVTRPEDIVEALRPLAEPDLFRSQLAETPVEKNDKPLSPPPDDTDRDQIVDALGPTPVEIDDIIRHTGLSVSSVHSVLLELDMAGRLHRHPGGLVSISMLD
- the plsY gene encoding glycerol-3-phosphate 1-O-acyltransferase PlsY, whose amino-acid sequence is MAEFWTWQLSSQTALAAAIIGYLLGSIPFGLVLTRMAGLGDVRNIGSGNIGATNVLRTGNKGLAAATLLLDAFKGTVAVLIASHFFGEDAGVLAGFAAFLGHIFPIWIGFKGGKGVATYLGVLLGLAPFMALIFAIVWLVIAFTTRYSSLAALVATLVIPVALWILGADKIAAAMALMTVISWYKHRANIARLTAGTETKIGAKG